The following proteins are encoded in a genomic region of Leptolyngbya boryana PCC 6306:
- a CDS encoding helix-turn-helix transcriptional regulator, translated as MLVSRRFMAYPMNLPVSASTFAEWLHFQRHKKGIRQKELAKALNISHKTVSAWETGYSIPKLNPEQTKILCEMLECSFEELAEAFAQSQAIERVAS; from the coding sequence ATGCTGGTTTCACGTCGATTCATGGCTTACCCAATGAACCTGCCTGTCTCTGCTTCTACATTCGCTGAATGGCTGCACTTCCAGCGACATAAGAAGGGTATTCGCCAGAAAGAACTGGCGAAGGCGTTGAACATTAGCCACAAAACAGTGAGCGCGTGGGAGACAGGCTACAGCATTCCAAAACTCAATCCTGAGCAAACTAAAATTCTCTGTGAAATGTTGGAGTGCTCGTTTGAGGAGTTAGCAGAAGCGTTTGCTCAGTCTCAAGCCATTGAGCGTGTTGCTTCTTGA
- a CDS encoding WGR domain-containing protein has product MTSDQFPDLSSAIASVHLICVDSRSNHNKFWQGYVLLDGTVFAKYGRVNYKGQTHSYVCGNIVEAQTKLQQIVRDKKAKGYMEAEVDRTPNQSINFEVLGKRAKSLKAQIHHLAIDAAIIHEQTSIRFNPEKGQYQTGLGAVTHQTVAHAQTALDRVLYAQESRNRQDLAQAVEAYLRLIPLPVGMSLNPTALIGNINQVETQRHVLETLKTGLDRIAEIRRQIQVELAAQVVEQTERSFWMNWGETEVAGIEIEFSDTRSDCVLWD; this is encoded by the coding sequence ATGACTTCCGATCAGTTTCCAGATCTTTCGAGTGCGATCGCCTCGGTTCATCTGATTTGTGTAGACAGTCGTAGCAATCACAACAAATTCTGGCAAGGCTATGTTTTACTCGATGGGACAGTATTTGCAAAATATGGACGAGTGAATTACAAGGGACAAACCCACTCCTATGTCTGCGGCAATATCGTAGAGGCACAAACGAAATTACAACAAATTGTGCGGGACAAAAAAGCCAAGGGCTACATGGAGGCAGAAGTCGATCGCACTCCCAATCAATCGATCAATTTTGAAGTTCTTGGCAAACGCGCCAAATCGCTCAAAGCGCAAATTCATCACCTCGCAATCGATGCCGCGATTATTCACGAACAGACCTCAATTCGATTCAATCCAGAGAAAGGGCAGTACCAAACTGGATTAGGGGCAGTGACTCATCAAACGGTGGCTCACGCTCAAACCGCCCTTGATCGCGTCTTGTATGCTCAGGAATCACGAAATAGACAGGACTTAGCTCAGGCGGTTGAGGCTTATTTGCGCTTGATCCCATTGCCTGTAGGCATGTCGCTGAACCCTACAGCATTAATCGGAAACATAAATCAGGTTGAAACTCAGCGACACGTTCTAGAAACTCTGAAAACAGGACTCGATCGCATTGCTGAAATTCGCAGACAAATCCAGGTTGAACTCGCTGCCCAAGTTGTTGAGCAAACGGAGCGATCGTTCTGGATGAACTGGGGTGAAACAGAAGTAGCCGGAATAGAAATTGAATTCAGCGACACGCGCTCAGATTGTGTATTGTGGGACTAA
- a CDS encoding Ycf34 family protein, whose translation MCICVNCQFVDRCIAYYQVETSHQKPHQNLSPDFQPRQPQIRVHRQPAQMEFDIVNCGSFQAQENLSNV comes from the coding sequence ATGTGTATTTGTGTGAATTGCCAATTTGTCGATCGCTGCATTGCATATTACCAAGTTGAAACCAGTCATCAAAAACCTCATCAAAATCTATCTCCTGATTTTCAGCCGCGTCAGCCTCAAATCAGAGTTCATCGGCAACCCGCGCAGATGGAATTCGACATTGTGAATTGCGGCAGTTTCCAAGCACAAGAAAATTTGTCAAACGTTTGA
- a CDS encoding DUF2997 domain-containing protein, with the protein MTQIKIVRKRGQAMKVEVMGHQGASCTQLTKPLTQLGETEVELKPEYHEQPVQVNTDISIGGW; encoded by the coding sequence ATGACTCAGATCAAAATTGTCCGCAAACGGGGACAAGCTATGAAAGTCGAAGTCATGGGGCATCAAGGAGCAAGCTGTACCCAACTGACAAAGCCGTTAACTCAACTGGGTGAAACCGAAGTGGAACTGAAACCCGAATACCATGAACAACCCGTTCAAGTGAACACTGATATCTCGATTGGAGGCTGGTAA
- a CDS encoding RRXRR domain-containing protein codes for MQSVPVVDKNQRPLMPTTAQRAERWIKSGKATPFWKRGVFCVRLNVEPSSRFTQPIAVGIDPGSKREAFTVKSATRTYLNMQTHAVDWVKAAEEASTNMRRARRFRKTPCRKPRFNRKRGGIPPSTKARWQWKLRICHWLTKLFPVIAFVVEDIKAKTFKNGRKWNIMFSPLEVGKKWFYSELERIAILHTLQGHETAELRSQLGLKKSKQKLSDKFEAHCVDSWVLANWYTEGHDKPDNTQLIVIIPLRFHRRQLHRFQPGKGAIRSPYGGTISEGFKRGGIARHPKYGIVYIGGASKGRVSLHSLETGKRLTQNAKPSDTKFLSFNSWRFYVPAEQVGG; via the coding sequence ATGCAATCTGTACCAGTTGTCGATAAAAATCAGCGTCCCTTGATGCCAACGACTGCACAACGCGCAGAACGTTGGATCAAATCTGGGAAAGCAACGCCATTTTGGAAGCGCGGTGTGTTCTGTGTTCGACTGAACGTAGAGCCTTCATCCCGATTCACTCAACCGATTGCAGTCGGGATTGATCCGGGTTCAAAGCGCGAAGCGTTCACGGTTAAGTCAGCAACTCGCACCTATCTCAACATGCAAACTCATGCTGTTGACTGGGTGAAAGCGGCTGAGGAAGCTTCGACGAATATGCGACGTGCGAGACGGTTTCGTAAGACTCCATGCCGCAAGCCTCGGTTTAACCGGAAGCGGGGTGGAATTCCACCTTCTACGAAAGCGCGGTGGCAGTGGAAATTACGCATCTGTCATTGGCTGACAAAGCTGTTCCCTGTCATAGCTTTCGTCGTCGAAGACATCAAAGCGAAGACCTTCAAGAATGGTCGCAAGTGGAACATCATGTTTTCCCCGCTTGAAGTGGGTAAGAAGTGGTTCTATTCAGAGTTAGAGCGAATTGCAATTCTTCATACCTTGCAAGGTCACGAAACCGCAGAACTTCGGAGTCAGTTAGGACTCAAGAAATCAAAGCAGAAGTTATCAGACAAGTTTGAAGCGCACTGTGTTGATAGTTGGGTATTAGCGAACTGGTACACCGAAGGACACGATAAGCCTGATAACACTCAGTTAATCGTGATCATTCCGCTCCGGTTTCACCGTAGACAATTGCACCGATTTCAACCAGGTAAAGGTGCAATTCGTTCACCCTATGGTGGAACGATCTCGGAAGGGTTCAAGCGCGGTGGAATTGCTAGGCATCCAAAATACGGCATTGTCTACATTGGCGGCGCGTCTAAAGGTCGGGTAAGTCTGCATTCCCTCGAAACAGGTAAGCGGTTGACTCAGAACGCGAAACCTTCAGATACCAAGTTTTTGTCTTTTAACTCGTGGCGATTCTATGTCCCTGCCGAACAGGTAGGGGGATAA
- a CDS encoding DUF1257 domain-containing protein — MSHFATISTQLNNRDALIEGLRALLTEKGIAAEVEVHDHPTALISDYDRRNQAQAEIIIRRQHLHTPQRQAQLDVGFRWNEQQDCFALVADAWDFNQNALGLAFLRTQRQKGTLSPIEHFREEVQFHHDEAVIQHNYPAHLWTREDVVLDDGSIETTLTQVVQISSETVGSAW, encoded by the coding sequence ATGAGCCACTTTGCAACGATTAGCACTCAACTGAACAACCGAGATGCTCTGATCGAAGGATTGAGAGCATTACTGACTGAAAAAGGAATTGCTGCCGAAGTTGAAGTTCATGACCATCCGACTGCACTGATTAGCGACTACGATCGACGCAATCAAGCCCAAGCCGAAATCATCATTCGTCGCCAACATCTGCACACCCCCCAACGTCAAGCACAGTTGGATGTCGGTTTCCGATGGAATGAGCAGCAGGACTGCTTCGCGCTTGTAGCTGATGCTTGGGACTTTAACCAAAATGCGCTCGGTTTAGCCTTTCTGAGAACGCAACGCCAAAAAGGCACCCTCAGCCCGATCGAGCATTTTCGTGAAGAAGTGCAGTTTCACCATGACGAAGCAGTGATTCAGCATAACTATCCGGCACATCTTTGGACTCGTGAAGATGTCGTACTAGACGATGGCTCGATCGAAACGACGCTGACCCAAGTTGTTCAGATCTCAAGCGAAACCGTTGGCAGTGCTTGGTAA
- a CDS encoding AAA family ATPase, with protein sequence MAFDVAQLKLYFNAKMSTIAIDTRTASEPDLILRSLVTEYAIPKNLQVLHWDASLGVSGLETLTPQYKGKQLTGVVAVPGVKIATNLHMVEAVLRYIESACQTQAKGESDQQSRPTLFVLRDLYRYIAARDSNPAFVRLSVRVFNLLKRSQNSLIILHDGLRTPPIFQDLVVDMQNPLPLATEAEAIFEHRLKALQRSAKAQSQSFEVNLSEDDRKRLIRALLGMTPEGIDDAIQLVAIKRKRLEAQSIDDILEIKKQQFAARGIQYAKAPDVPVKGMPVLQSWAITQAALLEPEAQESWNLPFPRGVLLVGYGGTGKTLGIKCLAKEWGLPILILDTSKLVQKELGASEENLRQTIAAAEAMAPSILFIDEMDKMFDGGTGSESDGGTTKRMFGYFLQWFQEHTSAVFVAATANRPGCFKPELLRRFSEVYHVPLPNLAARREIFQVQMQRYKLLSPNADLENPAVQALIEPLARHTDRYTGSEIHDIVFACAAQAYAQRRPGQVTIEDLHAQIERKPPRSLGDAEELAALDRWARNGQALCVAPEIEEQIESDRTVVWEEN encoded by the coding sequence ATGGCATTCGATGTTGCGCAACTGAAGCTGTATTTCAACGCCAAAATGTCTACGATCGCGATCGATACCCGAACTGCGTCGGAACCGGATCTCATTTTGCGATCGCTCGTCACAGAGTATGCCATCCCGAAGAACTTACAGGTGCTTCACTGGGATGCGTCGCTAGGCGTGAGTGGACTTGAAACGCTGACCCCGCAGTACAAAGGCAAACAACTCACCGGAGTGGTTGCTGTCCCAGGCGTGAAAATCGCGACAAATCTCCACATGGTTGAAGCGGTGTTGCGCTACATCGAATCTGCTTGTCAAACTCAAGCTAAAGGTGAATCCGATCAACAATCTCGCCCGACTCTATTTGTGCTACGAGATCTTTACCGCTACATTGCAGCTAGGGACTCAAATCCCGCTTTTGTGAGACTGTCGGTACGTGTGTTTAATTTGCTGAAGCGATCGCAAAACTCCTTGATCATTTTGCACGATGGTTTGCGAACACCGCCAATTTTCCAAGATCTGGTGGTGGATATGCAAAATCCCTTACCCTTAGCGACGGAAGCTGAGGCAATCTTCGAACACAGGCTCAAAGCCCTTCAACGCAGTGCTAAAGCTCAATCTCAATCGTTTGAAGTGAACTTGTCCGAAGACGATCGCAAACGTCTCATTCGCGCATTGCTCGGCATGACTCCCGAAGGCATAGATGACGCGATTCAACTGGTTGCAATCAAGCGTAAACGACTCGAAGCACAGTCGATCGATGACATTCTCGAAATCAAAAAGCAACAGTTTGCAGCACGCGGAATTCAATATGCCAAAGCACCCGATGTTCCAGTGAAAGGAATGCCCGTGCTGCAATCTTGGGCAATCACACAAGCGGCACTTCTAGAACCAGAAGCACAGGAAAGCTGGAATCTACCTTTTCCGCGAGGTGTTTTACTCGTAGGCTACGGTGGAACGGGTAAAACACTCGGAATTAAGTGTCTTGCGAAAGAATGGGGACTGCCGATTCTGATCCTCGATACCAGTAAGCTCGTGCAAAAAGAACTTGGAGCATCAGAAGAAAATCTCAGACAAACGATCGCAGCAGCCGAAGCAATGGCTCCCTCGATTCTGTTCATTGATGAAATGGACAAAATGTTCGATGGTGGAACTGGCAGCGAATCTGATGGCGGGACAACAAAACGGATGTTTGGCTACTTCCTGCAATGGTTTCAAGAACATACCTCAGCGGTCTTCGTAGCAGCAACAGCAAACCGTCCCGGATGTTTCAAACCAGAACTTTTACGGCGATTCTCTGAGGTGTATCACGTTCCATTACCAAATTTAGCGGCTCGTCGTGAAATCTTCCAAGTTCAGATGCAACGCTACAAATTGCTGAGTCCTAATGCTGATCTCGAAAATCCAGCCGTTCAAGCCTTAATCGAACCGCTTGCCCGTCACACCGATCGCTATACCGGAAGCGAAATTCACGACATCGTGTTTGCTTGTGCGGCTCAAGCCTATGCTCAACGCCGACCTGGACAAGTCACGATCGAAGATCTCCACGCGCAAATTGAACGCAAACCACCGCGATCCCTAGGTGATGCTGAAGAACTTGCAGCCCTCGATCGTTGGGCACGAAACGGACAAGCATTATGTGTTGCACCGGAGATCGAGGAGCAAATTGAAAGCGATCGCACTGTCGTTTGGGAAGAAAACTAG